A single window of Salvia splendens isolate huo1 chromosome 6, SspV2, whole genome shotgun sequence DNA harbors:
- the LOC121808430 gene encoding FRIGIDA-like protein 4a: MGSLPDPGELTHPPPLPSFDDFQRQTSLMTSCTLLWKELSDHFTTLEQDLIKKSDALKAKVEALNQETQHSLKALDSRDSSISRSLSIAYETLEQATKMSIFFSGDEEKAEVDDSDGLLLKLRGFCRRMAAKDFWIFVTSRKKELELFRSELPKALSSCVDPPRFVLEAISEVFPVASSASNGYDLGWACVLLLETLIPVMVDPVLGKERMLVTPSIKGKAEEIAEAWKRSLEERGGIENVKTPDVHTFLQHLVTFGIVKEADVDLYRKLVVASAWRKQMPKLAVSLGLGDKMPDMIEELIGRGQQVDAVHFTYEVGLADKFPPVPLLKAFLKDAKKTATSILEDANKLGRASHMAAKKELSAIRAVLKCIEEYKLEAEFPPQDLKKRLEQLEKVKIEKKKPASPAAKRTRASTGGPMPPAKAGRSTNAYVSSFPSPPTYVRSPSSHTQYSPTAVPAYPASFPYGSRSPSYVYSPEAPPPAIVGSYPVSPVSFPAYGGYSNGMAPAYQQAYY, encoded by the exons ATGGGCTCGCTACCCGATCCAGGCGAGTTGACTcacccgccgccgctgccgagTTTCGACGATTTCCAGCGGCAGACCTCGCTGATGACTAGCTGCACTCTCCTCTGGAAGGAGCTCTCCGACCACTTCACCACCCTCGAGCAGGACCTAATTAAGAAATCCGACGCGCTTAAGGCCAAGGTGGAGGCCCTAAACCAGGAGACGCAGCACTCTCTCAAGGCGCTCGACTCTCGCGACTCGTCAATCTCGAGATCGCTCTCCATCGCGTACGAGACGCTCGAGCAGGCCACGAAGATGTCGATCTTCTTCTCCGGCGACGAGGAAAAGGCGGAGGTGGACGATTCTGACGGTTTGCTGCTGAAATTGAGGGGATTCTGCCGCAGGATGGCGGCGAAGGACTTTTGGATCTTCGTCACGTCGCGGAAGAAGGAGCTCGAGCTGTTCCGATCGGAGCTGCCGAAAGCCCTGTCCAGCTGCGTCGATCCGCCGCGGTTCGTGCTCGAGGCGATCTCGGAGGTGTTTCCGGTGGCAAGCAGCGCTAGCAATGGCTACGATTTGGGGTGGGCTTGCGTACTGCTGCTGGAGACGCTGATTCCGGTTATGGTGGATCCGGTGCTGGGGAAGGAGAGGATGCTGGTGACGCCGAGCATCAAGGGGAAGGCAGAGGAGATAGCGGAGGCGTGGAAGAGGAGCCTGGAGGAGAGGGGTGGAATTGAGAATGTGAAGACGCCAGATGTGCACACCTTCTTGCAGCATTTGGTGACATTCGGGATTGTGAAGGAGGCGGATGTTGATTTGTACAGGAAACTCGTTGTCGCCTCTGCGTGGAGAAAGCAGATGCCGAAGCTCGCCGTTTCTCTCGGCCTTGGTGATAAGATGCCCG ATATGATTGAAGAATTGATTGGAAGGGGACAACAGGTTGACGCTGTTCACTTTACGTATGAAGTTGGTCTAGCTGACAAATTCCCCCCTGTCCCGCTGTTGAAGGCTTTTCTGAAAGATGCAAAAAAGACAGCTACATCCATCTTGGAGGATGCCAACAAATTGGGACGTGCATCG CATATGGCAGCCAAGAAAGAGCTATCGGCCATTCGCGCTGTTCTCAAGTGCATCGAAGAATACAAACTCGAGGCTGAGTTCCCACCGCAAGACCTCAAGAAGCGCCTCGAGCAATTAGAGAAGGTCAAGATCGAGAAGAAGAAGCCAGCGAGCCCAGCAGCCAAGAGAACACGTGCCAGCACCGGAGGGCCCATGCCTCCAGCCAAGGCCGGCCGTTCGACCAATGCCTACGTCTCATCATTCCCGTCTCCCCCGACATACGTAAGGTCTCCTTCGTCACACACCCAGTATTCTCCAACTGCTGTCCCGGCATACCCAGCAAGCTTCCCATACGGAAGCAGAAGCCCCTCGTATGTATACTCCCCGGAGGCCCCCCCTCCGGCCATCGTGGGGTCATATCCTGTCTCTCCGGTGAGCTTCCCGGCCTACGGCGGATACAGCAATGGGATGGCACCTGCTTACCAGCAAGCTTACTACTGA